A single genomic interval of Lacrimispora sphenoides JCM 1415 harbors:
- a CDS encoding HAD-IC family P-type ATPase, with product MKDRKGKGLVINKSFKRCNPDISTGLTAEQVRNRIDAGAVNIQRTGLTPTISSIISKNIFTLFNFINVFLAVILVIVGHPENILFLGIAISNTCMGIFQELRAKRGLDKLSVLAKAHVTVIRDGAEYTVAQDEIVLDDIVILAIGNQVCADAVVVSSERLEVDESLLTGETDRIQKSKGDTLLSGSYVTSGHGYAQITAIGEDSYAHSLTVEAKKSKKQVPPLLRTLNRIILILTIVILPLGTTLFYMKYFLLGDSLETAVLGSSASVLGMIPAGLILLTGVTMTVGALKLAKRKALVQELYSIETLARTDVLCLDKTGTITDGSLQFERLEPYSDVSEKEAGLAISELMGTLEDKNATAAALTKAFGKTENWVSDIILPFSSERKWSGATFKEKGSYIIGAPNIVFKGSNKDFLEQANAEASLGFRVLCLAHSPLSITEEKLPEELSCHALLILSDHLRENANETFRYFSQEGVILKVISGDNPRTVQAVAEKAGISGSEKSIDMSQVEREADYAAIVEEYTIFGHVTPQQKRELIRGLKKNDHTACMTGDGVNDILAMREADCSVAMVGGSDAARSASDFVLITDDFSVMIDVLKEGRRVINNIEKVAAIFLLKTVYSVLLTLIYIFIPYPYPIAPLQMMPINELTIGIPSFFLALQANYSRPEGKLLTNILEHTIPAAITVVFNSLYIQLASILFHIPTTESSTMVVFLIGIMGFYQLAKLAKPYTQRIRWLLIGLVCSFVLCFALLGNLFMLSSLFSRNVFFYMPLVYFSYHVHSFLGNICRKAVEAFHILKTAGWLKRSVRE from the coding sequence ATGAAAGACAGAAAAGGCAAAGGGTTAGTAATAAATAAATCTTTTAAGCGATGCAATCCTGATATCAGTACAGGACTAACTGCAGAACAAGTCCGCAACCGTATCGATGCAGGGGCAGTAAATATACAAAGAACGGGTCTTACTCCGACAATCTCCAGTATTATATCAAAGAACATTTTTACACTGTTTAACTTCATCAATGTTTTCCTTGCGGTGATTCTTGTAATTGTCGGACATCCGGAAAACATACTTTTTCTTGGAATCGCCATAAGCAATACGTGTATGGGGATTTTTCAAGAATTGAGGGCAAAACGCGGATTAGATAAACTATCTGTATTAGCCAAGGCACATGTAACCGTAATCCGGGATGGGGCTGAATATACAGTAGCACAGGATGAGATTGTACTCGATGATATTGTGATACTGGCTATCGGTAACCAGGTATGTGCAGATGCCGTGGTTGTTTCTTCGGAGCGGCTTGAAGTAGATGAATCCCTTCTTACCGGAGAGACGGATCGAATTCAAAAATCAAAGGGCGATACTCTTCTATCCGGCAGTTATGTGACAAGCGGACATGGCTATGCCCAAATAACTGCCATAGGGGAAGATAGTTATGCCCACTCTCTGACCGTAGAGGCCAAAAAAAGCAAAAAACAGGTCCCTCCACTTCTGCGTACATTAAACCGCATCATCTTGATTTTGACCATTGTGATACTGCCGCTTGGCACCACCTTATTCTATATGAAATACTTTCTGCTTGGAGATTCGCTGGAGACTGCCGTTCTTGGCTCATCAGCATCTGTATTGGGCATGATACCGGCAGGACTGATCTTACTAACCGGTGTCACTATGACTGTTGGTGCGCTTAAACTGGCAAAAAGAAAGGCGCTTGTCCAGGAATTATACAGTATAGAAACTTTAGCCCGTACGGATGTGCTGTGTTTGGATAAAACAGGAACCATAACAGACGGATCACTGCAGTTTGAGAGGCTGGAACCATATTCCGATGTTTCTGAAAAAGAGGCAGGATTAGCCATTTCTGAACTAATGGGGACTTTGGAAGACAAAAATGCAACAGCCGCAGCATTGACCAAAGCATTTGGGAAAACTGAAAATTGGGTTTCCGACATCATTTTACCTTTCTCCTCAGAGCGCAAGTGGAGCGGTGCTACTTTTAAAGAAAAGGGCAGTTATATCATTGGAGCACCAAATATCGTATTTAAGGGCAGTAATAAAGATTTTTTAGAACAGGCCAATGCAGAGGCCTCCTTGGGGTTCAGAGTACTGTGCCTTGCACACTCTCCTCTGTCTATCACGGAAGAGAAACTTCCAGAGGAACTAAGCTGCCATGCTCTTTTGATTCTTTCTGATCATCTGCGGGAGAATGCCAATGAGACCTTCCGGTATTTCTCACAGGAAGGCGTGATTTTAAAAGTAATTTCCGGAGATAATCCCCGTACTGTCCAAGCAGTTGCAGAGAAGGCTGGAATCTCAGGATCAGAAAAAAGCATTGATATGAGCCAAGTGGAGCGTGAAGCAGACTACGCAGCTATCGTAGAAGAATATACCATATTCGGCCATGTGACACCGCAGCAAAAGCGGGAGCTGATCCGTGGCCTTAAAAAAAATGACCATACCGCATGTATGACCGGAGACGGCGTAAACGATATTCTGGCAATGCGCGAAGCCGACTGCAGCGTTGCAATGGTCGGCGGCAGCGATGCTGCCCGCTCCGCCTCTGATTTCGTATTAATAACTGACGATTTCAGTGTCATGATTGACGTTTTAAAGGAAGGTCGAAGGGTGATCAACAACATAGAAAAAGTGGCAGCGATTTTTCTTTTAAAAACCGTCTACTCTGTGCTGCTTACCCTGATTTATATTTTTATTCCATATCCCTATCCGATCGCACCGCTGCAAATGATGCCGATTAATGAACTTACGATTGGAATACCGTCATTCTTCTTGGCGCTGCAGGCAAATTACTCCAGACCAGAAGGAAAGCTGCTTACTAATATTTTAGAGCACACAATTCCTGCTGCAATTACAGTTGTTTTTAATTCACTTTATATACAATTAGCGAGCATTCTCTTTCATATCCCCACAACGGAATCTTCAACCATGGTCGTCTTCCTAATAGGGATAATGGGCTTTTACCAGCTGGCAAAGTTGGCAAAACCATATACGCAGCGCATTCGATGGCTGTTGATTGGACTGGTTTGCAGCTTTGTCCTATGTTTCGCGCTTTTGGGCAATTTGTTTATGTTATCCAGTTTATTCAGCCGGAACGTATTTTTTTATATGCCCCTTGTGTATTTCAGCTATCATGTTCATAGCTTCCTGGGTAATATCTGCCGTAAGGCGGTTGAGGCATTTCATATCTTAAAAACTGCCGGCTGGCTGAAGCGGAGTGTCCGTGAATAA